The stretch of DNA AGAAAAGCAGTCAACAATTGGGATTTGGTTGATGTGACAGTGCCTAGAGTTATTGGTGCATATTTGGTTGATAAGGACCGTTCAATTTTATTTAAATATGCCAATTCAAAAGATTTGTGGGAAAAAAGGATTGCAGTTTTAGCAACATTTGCCTTTATTTCTAGAAATGACTTTAAAGATTCATTAAAAATTGCTAAGATTCTTTTGAATGATAAACATGACTTGATTCACAAAGCAGTAGGGTGGATGCTTCGAGAAATAGGGAAGAGAGATCAAGCGGTTGAAGAAAAATTTTTAAAACAACATTATAAAAAAATGCCGCGCACAATGCTTCGTTATTCGATTGAAAAGTTTGACGAGCCATTGCGGTTAAAATATTTAAAAGGTGAAATATAAATGATTACTGACAAATACTGATATACTGATAATTAGTAATCCGTATATCCGTAAAAATCTGTAATCCGTATTATATGAAAAAATTAATTTTAGTTTTATTTGTGTTAATTTCAGTTACAGCTTGCGGAGCAGTAGAAACAAACGAAAATACCAAAAAGAATGAGCCTAGAAGACCAATAGTTGAGAATGAAGTGCCAGTTGTTCAGGATGAAGATGTCATTTTAGAAAAAGAACCGGTTTCTGCTAGTGAAGGACTGGAAACAGATTTCGAATTAGAAAAATGGCAAGACGCGAGTTTTAGTAACCTGGCCTTTACATTTAAGTATCATAAA from Candidatus Falkowbacteria bacterium encodes:
- a CDS encoding DNA alkylation repair protein — its product is MTISQLKKQIRQFGTIERAKASLWFFKTGKGDYGEGDKFLGLKMGEQRVLAKKFVDLELNELAPLLKSEWHEERMIALIILTYKYPKADDKEKKKIYEFYIKHRKAVNNWDLVDVTVPRVIGAYLVDKDRSILFKYANSKDLWEKRIAVLATFAFISRNDFKDSLKIAKILLNDKHDLIHKAVGWMLREIGKRDQAVEEKFLKQHYKKMPRTMLRYSIEKFDEPLRLKYLKGEI